In Spirochaetota bacterium, the following proteins share a genomic window:
- the lepA gene encoding translation elongation factor 4: MIDLKKIRNFSIIAHIDHGKSTLADRLLEIGGVKERTNDDAPALDFMPVEREHGITVKAQSATFLYTSKDGNTYIFNLIDTPGHVDFNFEVRRSLKACEGVLLLVDATQGVQAQTLTNFLLAFEEGLEIVPVINKIDLPSADIEATKREIEKELGIPSDDAILVSAKEGIGIETLMEEIIRRIPPPKGNINAPLKALVFDSFYDNYKGVVAKIRVFDGSVKPGDEILFMGGQKKYKVEEVGTMALKFIKKDELTAGEVGYLIGNIKSISDFTVGDTITSASNPTAEPLPGYREPKPMVYACIFPTENEDFNELKEVMYKLKLTDASITFEPINSASMGMGFKCGFLGLLHMQIVMERLDTEFGVSVVSTIPTVKYKINMKDGSTLYVENTMEMPELSRIDSIEEPFTLVSVITPEEYIGSVMEIIRNKRGEQKSMHYIDTKRVELKYEMPLSEVIYGFFDRLKSVSSGYASMDYEFIGYRESDIVKLDILVNGKPVDALSFLVHRDSAQIRGRELVKKLQKLIPKHLFPIAIQAAIGSKVIAREDISALRKDVTAKCYGGDVTRKRKLLEKQKEGKKRLKMVGTVSIPQEAFLEVMKINQ; this comes from the coding sequence ATGATAGACCTTAAGAAAATAAGGAATTTCTCAATAATCGCTCACATAGACCACGGAAAATCAACACTTGCGGATAGACTGCTTGAAATAGGTGGTGTTAAGGAGAGGACTAACGACGATGCTCCAGCTCTTGATTTTATGCCTGTGGAGAGAGAACACGGCATAACAGTTAAAGCACAGTCAGCAACATTCTTATACACATCAAAGGATGGAAATACTTACATATTCAATCTGATAGACACTCCTGGACATGTTGATTTCAACTTTGAAGTAAGAAGGTCTCTAAAGGCTTGTGAAGGAGTTTTGCTACTCGTTGATGCAACTCAAGGTGTTCAGGCTCAAACGCTTACTAACTTTCTACTTGCGTTTGAGGAAGGGCTTGAGATAGTTCCAGTAATAAACAAAATAGACCTTCCAAGTGCAGACATTGAAGCAACTAAAAGAGAGATTGAAAAAGAACTCGGTATTCCTTCCGATGATGCTATACTCGTAAGTGCTAAAGAAGGTATCGGAATAGAAACGCTTATGGAGGAGATAATAAGAAGGATACCACCGCCGAAAGGAAACATCAACGCTCCCCTAAAAGCACTAGTTTTTGACTCTTTCTACGACAACTACAAAGGTGTAGTTGCAAAAATAAGAGTATTTGACGGTAGTGTTAAGCCCGGTGATGAAATACTCTTCATGGGAGGACAGAAAAAATATAAGGTAGAAGAAGTTGGAACTATGGCTCTCAAGTTTATCAAGAAGGATGAACTTACCGCAGGTGAAGTTGGATATCTAATAGGTAATATAAAATCCATATCGGACTTCACAGTAGGCGATACTATAACTTCTGCTAGCAATCCTACCGCTGAACCACTTCCAGGATATAGAGAACCAAAGCCTATGGTCTATGCTTGTATATTTCCAACTGAAAATGAGGACTTCAATGAACTTAAGGAAGTTATGTATAAACTCAAACTCACTGATGCTTCTATAACATTTGAGCCGATAAACTCTGCTTCTATGGGAATGGGGTTTAAATGTGGTTTTCTCGGATTGCTACACATGCAGATTGTTATGGAACGCCTTGATACTGAGTTTGGTGTTTCCGTTGTCAGCACCATACCAACAGTGAAATACAAAATCAATATGAAGGATGGTAGCACATTGTATGTAGAGAATACTATGGAGATGCCCGAACTCTCAAGAATAGATAGTATTGAAGAACCTTTCACATTGGTTTCAGTAATAACGCCTGAGGAGTATATAGGTTCAGTTATGGAAATAATCAGAAACAAAAGAGGTGAGCAAAAAAGTATGCACTACATAGATACAAAAAGAGTGGAACTAAAATATGAAATGCCTTTGTCAGAGGTAATATACGGTTTTTTTGATAGACTGAAGAGTGTAAGTTCTGGATATGCCTCAATGGACTATGAATTCATAGGATACAGAGAGTCAGACATAGTGAAACTTGATATACTTGTTAATGGTAAGCCTGTTGATGCATTATCATTTCTAGTTCATAGGGACTCCGCCCAGATAAGAGGTAGAGAACTTGTTAAGAAACTTCAAAAACTTATACCAAAGCATCTTTTCCCGATCGCTATCCAGGCAGCAATAGGCAGCAAGGTGATAGCAAGAGAGGATATATCTGCCTTGAGAAAAGATGTAACAGCAAAATGCTACGGGGGAGATGTAACAAGAAAGAGAAAACTACTAGAAAAGCAAAAAGAAGGTAAGAAACGCCTTAAGATGGTAGGGACTGTAAGCATCCCCCAAGAGGCTTTTCTAGAAGTGATGAAAATAAATCAGTAG
- a CDS encoding DEAD/DEAH box helicase, whose product MDEKLKLQFDIYSKFDIVHVKPYTHPEYEEGVELCEYSKTLLEKLGIKLYKHQAEAINKFSEGNNVALVTPTASGKTLAYLISYLEELYKDQNAVALYIAPTNALINDQAKKVDSYIGNVVPFVEVYPLTSGTSDSVRARIKSRGGFVLTNPEMLVYSLILYNRSWERFWKNLKVIIVDEIHEMSGIKGSHFGNIIRLVNMLNHVYGNNARYFALSGTIGNPKSFIENLFGKKFVIIDKSTSGNKKVEFLLPNRIYLSTTSSSGRIVDTLRTFVDTLSKKTIVFVNSRRMVERITKIIKNSKLSHIISPYRSGYNHKDRVAIENMFKDGKIKGLITTSAFEMGIDIGDLDVVCAIGFPFSKISLRQRFGRTGRIRDGTVVFFPTENILDNYYYNNPQELFSDEVENLSANVLNDRIIGYYIATSIIAYNEATESTSNYITDTLIEKYWGQDSIYTIEKFIKNLSDKQKGVLFGGANHNNEKYFFTQLTKNDIRRMVNIRGIGVSFDIYDVTKNKRIGEISIERIFWECHPGGIYIHMGDSYEVVSLDFDNKIVRVKPTEKDFSTEVINDKDIEILGVIKTKKYKNLSLNYCKLRVKEIYTGYIKFEYRPKNVNGEIINEKVVISYTEYPSPYTLEYETEGVVILFDGREIRKIIKYDEDIKFVRSNRSMQNYKINEENILRAGLHSAEHSIIGMYPSEILCSRSEIGGLSYVSEGEMPAIFIYEGVEGGVGYSEIAFEKFDRIVRRAFLGVKSCSCKEDSGCPACIQSPKCGNANNLLSKRIGLKVLSFILDSLESSVVENKEVLTPRLVKYSITHLRKDIPEVEENEKYGYYNLLEYPLENFRKPLVFDVETQMYSYEVGGWDNAKDMRLSIAVVYDIKEDNFLIFNENNVRALIDLLFSSDIVIGYNTRNFDYKVLSRYDKRFEVSDNVKTFDILNDLIKRYVGETRISLNNLVKNNINKVGKTMHSKDMPNFFREGKIDLVIKHCEEDVIFTYEIMKKILKDRCLKYENKNQVFTIEFDEVIFRFKL is encoded by the coding sequence ATGGATGAAAAACTAAAACTACAGTTTGACATATACTCAAAGTTTGATATAGTTCATGTAAAGCCCTACACGCATCCAGAATACGAGGAAGGTGTTGAATTGTGTGAATATTCAAAAACACTACTTGAGAAACTCGGTATCAAACTTTACAAACATCAAGCAGAAGCAATTAATAAATTTTCAGAAGGTAATAATGTTGCTCTTGTCACACCAACTGCTTCTGGTAAAACATTAGCGTATTTGATATCATATCTAGAAGAACTCTACAAAGACCAAAACGCAGTAGCACTGTATATTGCTCCTACAAATGCACTCATAAATGATCAGGCAAAGAAGGTTGATAGTTACATAGGGAATGTAGTTCCATTCGTTGAAGTATATCCTCTAACTTCAGGTACCAGTGATAGCGTAAGAGCTAGAATAAAAAGTAGAGGAGGATTTGTCTTAACAAATCCTGAGATGCTTGTATATTCGCTCATACTATACAACCGAAGTTGGGAGAGGTTTTGGAAAAATTTAAAGGTAATAATCGTTGATGAGATACATGAAATGTCTGGGATAAAAGGTTCTCACTTCGGGAACATAATACGGTTAGTTAATATGCTTAATCATGTTTATGGAAACAACGCTAGATACTTCGCACTTTCTGGAACGATAGGAAATCCGAAGAGTTTTATAGAAAATCTATTTGGTAAAAAGTTCGTAATTATTGACAAAAGCACATCAGGCAACAAGAAAGTTGAATTTTTACTGCCTAACAGAATCTACCTATCAACTACCAGTAGTAGTGGAAGAATCGTTGATACTCTCAGAACCTTTGTAGATACACTTTCTAAAAAAACTATTGTCTTTGTTAACTCTAGAAGGATGGTAGAGAGGATAACAAAGATTATTAAAAATTCAAAACTATCTCATATCATAAGTCCTTACAGATCAGGGTATAATCATAAGGATAGAGTTGCAATTGAAAACATGTTCAAAGACGGGAAAATCAAAGGACTTATCACTACTTCTGCTTTTGAGATGGGAATTGATATTGGGGATCTTGATGTTGTATGTGCTATTGGCTTTCCATTTTCAAAGATTTCATTGAGACAGAGGTTCGGGAGAACAGGAAGAATAAGGGATGGAACTGTCGTATTCTTTCCTACTGAAAACATTCTAGACAACTACTACTACAACAATCCTCAAGAATTGTTTTCTGATGAAGTTGAAAACTTAAGTGCAAACGTACTAAATGACAGAATCATAGGATACTACATTGCGACATCCATAATTGCGTATAATGAGGCTACAGAGAGTACTAGTAACTACATAACTGATACTCTAATAGAAAAATACTGGGGGCAGGACAGTATATATACCATTGAAAAGTTCATAAAGAATCTTTCAGATAAGCAGAAGGGAGTCCTTTTCGGTGGTGCAAACCATAATAATGAAAAATATTTCTTTACGCAACTCACAAAAAACGATATAAGAAGGATGGTAAATATCCGCGGAATAGGAGTCTCATTTGACATATACGACGTTACAAAAAACAAAAGAATAGGAGAAATAAGTATTGAACGTATCTTCTGGGAGTGTCATCCGGGAGGAATATACATACACATGGGAGACAGTTATGAAGTAGTTAGTCTAGATTTTGACAATAAGATTGTCAGAGTAAAGCCTACTGAAAAAGATTTTTCAACAGAAGTTATAAACGACAAAGACATTGAAATACTAGGTGTTATCAAGACAAAAAAGTATAAAAATCTTTCACTTAACTACTGTAAGTTGAGAGTAAAGGAGATTTACACAGGCTATATCAAGTTTGAATATAGACCTAAAAACGTTAATGGCGAGATTATAAACGAAAAGGTTGTAATAAGCTACACTGAATATCCATCACCATATACTCTTGAATATGAAACTGAAGGAGTAGTTATCCTGTTTGACGGAAGGGAGATTAGAAAGATTATAAAGTATGATGAGGATATAAAATTTGTTAGGAGCAACAGATCAATGCAGAACTACAAGATTAATGAAGAGAATATTCTCAGGGCAGGTCTTCACTCTGCTGAGCACTCCATAATAGGTATGTATCCGTCGGAAATACTATGTAGTAGGAGTGAGATAGGCGGTCTTTCGTATGTAAGCGAAGGTGAAATGCCTGCGATCTTCATATACGAAGGTGTTGAAGGAGGGGTGGGATATTCTGAAATAGCATTTGAAAAGTTTGATAGGATAGTAAGAAGAGCATTCCTAGGTGTTAAATCCTGTTCATGTAAAGAAGATAGTGGATGTCCTGCTTGCATCCAATCACCTAAATGCGGAAATGCAAATAATTTACTATCAAAAAGAATAGGGTTAAAAGTTTTGAGTTTCATACTTGACTCTCTTGAAAGTTCAGTTGTAGAAAACAAAGAGGTTCTAACACCAAGACTCGTAAAATATTCAATAACTCATCTTAGAAAAGATATTCCAGAAGTTGAAGAAAATGAAAAGTATGGTTATTACAACCTCCTTGAGTATCCACTTGAAAATTTTAGAAAACCATTAGTTTTTGATGTTGAGACACAGATGTATTCCTACGAAGTAGGTGGTTGGGATAACGCAAAAGATATGCGTCTATCAATAGCGGTAGTTTATGATATAAAAGAGGACAATTTTCTCATATTCAACGAAAATAATGTCAGAGCACTCATAGATTTACTTTTTTCTTCAGATATAGTAATAGGTTATAACACAAGGAATTTTGACTACAAGGTCCTGTCTAGGTATGATAAACGTTTTGAAGTGAGCGACAATGTAAAAACTTTTGATATTCTTAATGACCTGATCAAGAGATATGTAGGAGAAACAAGAATTTCACTTAACAACCTTGTAAAGAATAATATCAACAAAGTTGGTAAGACGATGCATAGTAAGGATATGCCAAACTTCTTCAGAGAAGGGAAAATAGACCTAGTGATAAAACATTGTGAAGAAGATGTCATTTTCACTTACGAAATAATGAAGAAGATACTCAAAGATAGGTGTCTGAAGTATGAGAATAAAAATCAGGTCTTCACGATAGAATTTGACGAAGTTATTTTCAGGTTCAAACTATAA